The following proteins are encoded in a genomic region of Cricetulus griseus strain 17A/GY chromosome 7, alternate assembly CriGri-PICRH-1.0, whole genome shotgun sequence:
- the Rmi2 gene encoding recQ-mediated genome instability protein 2 isoform X2: MAAAESLTSGGPGAVRLPRSPPLKVLAEQLRRHAEGGPGAWRLSRAAVGREPLELAAVWMQGTVLAAEGGQARLRDPSGAFSVRGLERVPRGRPCLLPGKYVMVMGVVQACSPEPCLQAVKMTDLSDNPVHESMWELEVEDLHRSIP, encoded by the exons ATGGCGGCGGCGGAGTCGCTGACCTCGGGTGGCCCCGGGGCCGTACGGCTGCCGCGGTCGCCACCACTCAAGGTGCTGGCAGAGCAGCTGCGGCGCCACGCGGAGGGAGGCCCGGGCGCTTGGCGGCTGTCGCGGGCGGCGGTGGGCCGAGAGCCGCTGGAGCTGGCGGCCGTATGGATGCAGGGCACCGTGCTGGCGGCGGAAGGCGGCCAGGCGCGGCTGCGCGACCCGAGCGGGGCCTTCTCCGTGCGGGGCCTGGAGCGCGTACCTAGAGGCCGGCCTTGCCTGCTCCCAG gaAAGTATGTGATGGTGATGGGCGTGGTTCAGGCCTGTAGCCCTGAGCCCTGCCTACAGGCTGTGAAGATGACGGATCTTTCTGACAATCCCGTCCACGAAAGCATGTGGGAACTGGAGGTGGAAGACTTACACAGGAGCATCCCTTAG